The Rhodobacter sp. 24-YEA-8 DNA segment CCTCGGATCCGCGAAGAGCCGCCGCGTCTCGTCAAGCCGGTCATAGGTCTCGTCCGGGCGGAACCGCAGATCCGGCGCGTATTTCAGCGTCAGCCCGGCCGCGACCCGGTGGCGCAGCTCGCCCCGGTGCTTTGCCAGCAGCTTCACTGCCTCATCAACCGGCGCCGTGCCCAGCAGGGGCATGACATAAACCGTCGCCACCTTGAGATCGGTAGAAAGCGCGACTTCACCGACCGTGATCGGCATAGCATTCAGGTCCGGGTCGTGGATCTCGCCCCGGTTCAGAACATCGGAAAGGGTACGTCGGATCAGTTCGCCAACCCGCAGCTGACGCTGGGACGGCCCCTGACCGGAGGATGTGCGTTTTGTGGCCATGACCCGCATTTAAGCGCTTTCGGCCCGCCCCGCAACGGGCAGGGTTTCAACCAGGCGCTCTCGGCGTTAAACCACGGCAGGAAAGCGCTGGAGGAAGTCATGAGCGATCTGCCGGGTATTGTCGTCACAGGTGTGTCGGGCCGCATGGGGCAGATGCTGGTGAAAACCATTCAGGCCAGCGGCAAGGCGCGTCTGGTCGCCGGGGTGGAACGCGAAGGCAGCCCCTGGATCGGCCGCGATCTTGGCGAATGCATGGGCGGCCAGCCGAATGGCATCATCGTGACCGATGACCCGGTCGGAGCCTTCGCCAAAGCCCAGGGCGTGATAGATTTCACCTCGCCCGCGGCCACGGTGGAATTTGCCGGCCTCGCCGCCCAGGCCCGCGCGGTGCATGTGATCGGCACCACCGGCCTCAGCGATGCGGATATCGCGAAACTCGGCGCGGCGGCGCGCCATGCGGTGATCATCCGCGCCGGCAATATGAGCCTTGGCGTCAATCTTCTGACCGGGCTTGCGCGCAAGGTCGCGGCGGCGCTGGATGAGGACTGGGATATCGAAGTGGTCGAAGCGCATCACCGCCACAAGGTCGACGCGCCGTCCGGCACGGCGCTGATGCTGGGCGAGGCCGCCGCAGAAGGGCGTGGCAAAAGCCTGGCCGAGCTGCGCACTCCCGCCCGCGAAGGCATTACCGGCGCGCGCAGCCGTGGCACGATCGGTTTTTCGGCGATCCGGGGCGGCGATGTCGTGGGCGAACATGATGTGATCTTTGCCGCCGACGGCGAACGCATCGTGCTGCGCCACCTTGCCACGGACCGCTCGATCTTCGCCCGGGGCGCCTTGCGCGCCGTCCTCTGGGGTCAGGGCAAAAAGCCCGGCCATTATGACATGGCGGATGTCCTCGGCCTCTGACGCAGGCGCAGCCATCTCGATCCGGACGGCCGGCCTGTTCCAGGCCTGAATATATACGCGCGGGGCGCTTGCGCAGTCAGGCTCAGGCGCTCCGTCAGCCCGTCAACAGGTGCTCCGTCGATCAGAAATCGACCGCGAGCCCCTTCTTCTCCCAATCGCCATAGCGAACCGGCTCCAGCCCGTCGCGTCCGCCATATTCTTTTGGCACCGCCTGATCGCCCAAAGCCTTGCGCCGCGCCTCGGCTTCGGCAAGCGCCCGCAGCGCCTCGGGCGGCAGATCGCGTTTTTCTTCCGGTTGGCAATCGGTCATGGCAGCGGTTCCTCTCCGGTCCTTGTCTGTGATACAGCGCCGGACGGCAGGTGCAAAGGGGCGCAGAATGGCTGAAGGTATAGCGGCACGGGCAGCGGCGGTGGCAGCACTGAATGCGGTCCTGGGCGAGGGCAGGATGCTCGCAGAGCTCGCCGAACCAGATCTCGCGCCGCAGGACCGTGCCCGTGCGGCTCGTCTGACAGAAGAAGTGCTGCGTAGGCTGGACCCAGCCGACCGCATCCTTGCGCCAAAGCTGCGCAAATCGCCGCCGCTCGCCCTGATGAATATTCTCCGGCTCGGGCTGGTGGAAATGGCACTGGGCGCCGCCCCCTATGGCGTGGTGAATGCCTGCGTCGCCATCGCGCAGCAGGACCGTAAAACCCGGCATATGTCCGGCCTCGTCAATGCCGTGCTGCGCGGGATCGACCCGGCCGCCCTCGCAGAGCAGCCGGTGCAGAAACTGCCACGCTGGCTGCGCCAGCCGCTGGTGCAGAAATGGGGCCGCGATGCGGTCCAGCAGATGGAAACCGTGTTCGCTGCCCCACCGCCGCTTGATCTGACGCTGCGCCCGGAAGGCCCGCATCCCGAGGGCGAGATGATGCCAACCGGCAGTCTGCGCCTTTCCGATCCGGGCCGGATCACCGCCCTTCCCGGCTATGCCGAAGGCGGCTGGTGGGTGCAGGATATGGCCGCCGCAATACCGGCGCGGCTCTTGCAGGCGCAGGCCGGAGAGCGGGTGCTTGATCTCTGCGCGGCGCCTGGCGGCAAGACGATGCAGCTGGCAGCCACCGGCGCCGCGGTCACTGCGCTTGATATTTCGGCGGCGCGGCTGCGGCGGGTTGAGGAAAACCTGGCACGCACCGGTCTGCAGGCGCAACTGATCGCCGCCGACGCCCTGCATTGGGAGCCGGATGGCCTCTTTGACGCGATCCTGCTGGATGCGCCCTGTTCGGCCAGCGGCACCATCCGCCGTCATCCCGATCTGCCCTTCATCAAGGATGGCAGCGAGATCAGAGGCCTGGCCGAATTGCAATCGCAGCTGATCGACAGGGCGCTGTCCTGGCTGAAACCTGGCGGGAGACTGGTATTCGCCACCTGCTCGCTCCTGCCGGAAGAGGGCGAGCTCCAGCTGGATGCCGCCCTGGCCCGGCATCCCGGGCTGAAAACCACCCGCCTTGAGCTTGACGGCATCAGTTCCGACTGGTGGACAGAAAGCGGCGGGCTGCGGTTGCGCCCGGATTACCTCGCGTCGCAGGGCGGTATGGACGGGTTTTTCATGATGCGCCTCCATCGTCCCTGAGGCGCCCCTGAGGGCCGCAAATTTCTTAAGTAAGAAATTTGGCCTGAATTTTTCTGAAAATTCCGCGCCCGCCGCTGGCGGGCGGTCAATCCAGCTCGCGGGCTTCCGACACAAGCATGACCGGAACACCGCCCCGCACCGGGAAGGCCAGTTTCGCTGATTTCGAAACCAGTTCCTGCTTCTCACTGTCCCAGATCAGCGCCCCATGCGTGACCGGGCAGATCAGGGCCTCGAGCATCCGCCGGTCGAAAGCGTTCGGTTTCTGGTCGTCATTGCCGGTCTCGCTCATTGCAGCACCTCATCGCCATTGCCGCCCCTGAGGGCGAATTCCACCAAAGTCACCAATGTCTCACGCCGTGTTGCAAGATCCGGGGTTTCCAGCAGGGCCTGGCGGTCCTCGGGCGACAGCGGAACCAGCATGGAGAGGGAATTGATGAGAATCTCATCCGGAGCTGCCTCCAGCCCCTTCCAGTCAGCGCTCAGATCCCGGCCCGCCAGATAGCGCGAGATCAGCGAGAACAGCGCCGGCCGGTCGAGGCCTCTATCCTCTTCGGGTCCGCCCAGATCACGCTCAAAGGGTGACCAGTCCACATTGAAACGGCGATAGGGGGTAAAGCCCTCTACCTCGTCGCCCATGCGGAACCGCGCGAGACCCGCAAGCGTGATCATATAGCGGCGGTCATCGGTTTCACCAAGTTGCACCAGACGACCGGCGCAGCCGATGGTCGAAAGCCGGTCCTCGCCCAGCGGGCAGACCATACCGATCAGCCGGTGCGGATGTTTCAGGCAATCGTCGATCATCGCGAGATAGCGCGGCTCGAATATATGCAAAGGCAGCCGCGCCCGGGGCAAGAGCAATGCACCGGGCAACGGGAAGACCGGGAGCGTCCCCGGCAGATCTGCCAGCGAGGGCCGCAGCGGAAACATCTCAGGCAAAGATCATCGAAGAGAGCTTACGGCGCCCTTTCAGTACGATCGGGTCCTGTGGCTTCAGCGCGTCGAAAATGGTGAAGAGCTGCGCGCGCGCAGCGCCGTCATTCCATTCGCGGTCGCGCCGGAACAATTCCAGCAACTGGTCCACCGCCTCATCGATCTTTCCGCTGGCATTGAGTGCCACGGCAAGATCAAACCGCGCCTGGTGATTTGCCGGGTCCGCGTCGACGGCGGCCTGCAGCTCGGCCTCGGGGCCGGCATTGGCAGCCTGCCGCGCCAGTTCCAGCTGCGCGCGGGCGGCCTCGACCTCCTGCGCGCCGGCAATTGCGGCCGGAACCGTCTGCAAAAGTGCCTCGGCGGCGTCAAAATCGCCGGCGCCGATATGGCTGCGGGCGAGACCACCAAAAGCGGCCGCATTTTCAGGTTCTTCACCAAGGATGGCCGCGAATGTCTCGACCGCATCGGCATAGTCGCCGTTTGTCAGCATCTCTTCGGCGGCCGCCAAGGCATCGCCCAGGCCCCCGTCATCACCGCCAAGCGCCACCAGTTTCTCGACGAATTTCTTGATTTCCGAGCCGGGAAGCGCGCCCTGGAAGCCATCAACCGGCTGGCCCTGCCAGAAGGCATAGACCGTCGGGATCGACTGCACGCGCAGCTGACCGGCGACCATCTGGTTCTGATCCACATCGATCTTGACCAGCCGCACCTTGCCTTTCGTCGCCGTGACCGCAGCCTCCAGCGCCGGCCCGAGCTGCTTGCACGGCCCGCACCAGGTCGCCCAGAAATCAACGATCACCGGCACCTCGCGCGAGGCGTCGATCACATCGGCCATGAATGTCGCATCAGATCCGTCTTTGATCAGATCGCCAGGCTGGCTGGCGGCGGGCTTTTGTGTCTCATCAAGACCGAGCATGCTGTCCTCACTTTCGCGGCTTTGCCCCTATATGCGCGCTGATGTCGCAGTCGCCAAGGGGGCGCGCGCCCCTTCCTGCCTGATCGCTTCCCCGATCAGGCGAGCGCGGCACATTCCCCATGTTGCGGGCAACTGGTCAGATGGTCATTCACCATCCCCGCCGCCTGCATGAAGGCATAGGTGATCGCCGGGCCGCAAAAATTGAAACCCCGTTTTTTCAGGGCTTTGGACATGGCGGTGCTCTCAGGAGTGGACGCCACGGCCTCTGCCATCGACCCGAGCCGGTTCTGCAACACCCCGCCGCCGGTGAAAGACCAGATCCAGGGCGAGAACCCCTCGGCTGCCTCGATCTCGAGAAACGCGCGGGCCGAGCGGATTGTGCTCTCGATCTTGCCGCGATGGCGCACGATGCCGGGGTCAAGAAGCAGGCGCTCTACCTCGGCCGCGCCCCAGGAGGCGATGGTTTCCGGCTGAAAGCCCTGAAAGGCTGCGCGGAAATTCTCCCTTTTTTTCAATATCGTGTACCAGGAGAGGCCAGCCTGGAAGCCTTCGAGGATCAGCATTTCCCACAGCGCGCGCGGGTCGCGCTCAGGCCGGCCCCATTCCTCATCGTGATAGGCGACATAAAGCGGGTCTGTGCCGCACCAGGGACAGCGTTGCGTGGAATCGGCAGTCATATTGGCCTCCCGGAATAGGCAAAATTTGAAACAAACGCAGAACGTTCAGCCTCGGTTTACCCATCTTCGCGCAGAGTGTCACCCGAACAATAAGGACAGCGGGGATGAGCTTCGAACAGGCGCGGCGCAAGAAAGTCGATCTCGAAGGCCAGGAAGCCTCTCCTTTTGCCATCGCGGTTTCCTCGGCAGAACGCGCGGTGCTGCACATGGTGCGCGAGGCGTTGCAGCACAAGCGGATGCGCCTGGCCTTCCAGCCCGCCGTTTATGCCGCCGCCCCTGATATTATCGGCTTTTATGAAGGCTATATCCGGCTGCTGGATGAAAAGCAGATGACGATTCCGGCGCGCGACTTCATGTCGGTTGCCGAAACCCGCGAGCTTGGGCGCGAAATCGACGTGGCGGCGTTGCGGCTGGGGCTGACGACGCTGCGGCGCAATCCCGGGGTACGAATCGCGGTCAATATGTCGGCGAGATCGGTGGGCTATAAACCCTGGACGCAGCTTTTGCGCCGCGTGCTGGGCGAAAACCCCGGCATCGGCAAAGGGCTGATCTTAGAAATCAGCGAGGCCTCGGCGATGCAGATGCCCGATGTGCTGATCCCCTTCATGGACGAGTTGCGGGGATATGGCATCACCTTCACCCTGGATGATTTCGGCGACAGCGTCACCTCGCTGAGCCTGCTTCATGAATTCGGCTTCGACATCGCCAAGCTCGACGGCCGCTTTATCCGCAACTGCAACAGGGATCCGGAAAACCAGCCGATCCTGCGCGCAGCCATCGCCATGGCGCAGGAATTTGGCATGTTCCTCGTGGCCGAAGCGGTCGAAAGCAACGAAGAAGCGAACTGGCTGCGGGAGCAGGGCGTCGGGTGTCTGCAGGGCTATCTGTTCGGCCGGCCGGAACTCGATCCCGATTTCAGCCTGTATCTCCGCGCCAGGCATGCGGCGGCAACCGCAGGCTGAGGTCAAAAACTGTCGCGCAATATTCTTGCGTATTTCTTCTGATTGTGTCCCTCTTCGCCAAAGAAGACCCTGCGGGCCGCCCGATCCCCTCGCGGATCTCTGCCCGACGTTACTGCCTGAGGAGAGGCTTCAGATGACAAATATCGTAATCGTTTCGGCCGCACGGACCGCCGTGGGCTCGTTCAATGGGGCTTTCGCCAATACACCGGCGCATGAACTGGGAGCGAGTGTGATCGAGGCCGTTATCGCCCGGGCCGGGATCGACAAATCCGACATCGATGAAACCATTCTGGGCCAGGTGCTCACCGCAGGTCAGGGCCAGAACCCGGCCCGTCAGGCGCATATCCTCGCCGGCCTTCGCAAGGAAAGCCCGGCCTGGTCGATCAACCAGGTCTGCGGTTCGGGCCTGCGCACGGTCGCACTTGGCGCCCAGCAGATCCAGACCGGCGCGGCCGGGATCGTCATCGCCGGCGGTCAGGAAAGCATGAGTCTCTCGCCCCATGTCGCGCATCTGCGCGCCGGCACCAAAATGGGCGACATGAAGATGATCGACTCGATGATCAAAGATGGCCTCTGGGATGCGTTCAACAACTATCACATGGGCCAGACCGCCGAGAATGTCGCTGCCCAGTGGCAGATCTCGCGCGAACAGCAAGATGAATTCGCCGTCGCCAGCCAGAACAAGGCCGAAGCAGCGCAGAAAGCCGGCAAGTTCAAAGACGAGATCGCGCCCTTCACGGTGAAGACCCGCAAAGGCGATATTCTGGTCGACAGCGACGAATATATCCGTCACGGCGCCACGATCGAGGCGATGCAAAAGCTGAAACCCGCCTTCACCAAAGACGGAACCGTGACCGCCGCCAATGCGTCCGGCCTCAATGACGGCGCGGCCGCCGTATTGCTGATGACCGAAGAGGAAGCCGCGAAGCGCGGGCTGAAAGTCCTCGCCCGGATTGCCTCTCATGCGACGGCTGGTCTTGATCCGTCGATCATGGGTGTCGGCCCGATCTATGCGTCGCGCAAAGCGCTGGACAAGGCCGGCTGGAAGGCCGCTGACCTTGACCTCGTTGAGGCGAACGAGGCCTTTGCCGCTCAGGCCTGCGCGGTGAACAAGGACATGGGCTGGGATCCGGCAAAGGTGAACGTCAATGGGGGCGCGATCGCTATCGGTCACCCGATCGGCGCTTCGGGCGCGCGGATCCTCAATACGCTGATCTTCGAGATGAACCGGTCGGGTGCGAAGAAAGGCCTCGCCACGCTTTGCATCGGCGGCGGCATGGGTGTCGCGATGTGCCTTGAGCGCGAGTGACATCAAATATTTGTAATATAAAACTAAATTCAGGGGCACCGGCGCGATCCGGTGCCCTTTTCCATAGCAGGGCTGCCTTAAAAACATACAACCACGATGAAACTATGATGCGCAGGAAAAATAATAATTGAAACAATGTTGCGCACCCGTGTAACTGCCGTTAGCTTCACGGGAACAGCTTATCTGAGGAGGAATCATGTCCAGAGTTGCACTCGTCACCGGCGGTTCTCGCGGCATCGGCGCGGCTATTTCAATCGCGCTGAAAGCGGCTGGCTATAAGGTTGCAGCAAATTATGCCGGCAATGACGATGCGGCCAGGGCCTTTACCGCGGAAACCGGCATTCCGGCCTATAAATGGTCAGTTGCAGATTACGATGCCTGCGTTGAAGGCATCAAAAAGGTCGAGGCCGATCTGGGACCGGTCGATGTGCTGGTGAACAATGCCGGCATCACCCGCGATGCCATGTTCCACAAAATGACCCCCGGCCAGTGGAAAGAAGTCATCGACACCAATCTGACCGGCCTGTTTAATATGACCCACCCGCTCTGGTCGGGTATGCGGGATCGCAAATTCGGCCGCGTGATCAATATTTCTTCGATCAACGGGCAAAAAGGTCAGGCGGGCCAGGCGAATTACTCGGCGGCCAAATCCGGAGATCTCGGCTTTACCAAGTCTCTGGCCCAGGAGGGGGCGCGGGCCGGCATCACGGTAAATGCGATCTGCCCCGGCTATATTGGCACCGAGATGGTGCGTGCCATCGACGAGAAAGTCCTCGCCGAACGCATCATCCCGCAAATCCCGGTCGGCCGCCTCGGCGAGCCGGAAGAGATCGCGCGCTGCGTGGCCTTCCTTGCCTCGGATGATGCCGGGTTCATCACCGGATCGACCATCTCTGCAAACGGCGGCCAGTTCGTCGTCTGACGGATCCCGGCACGCCACAGGAAAGGCCCGCCCCGGCGGGTCTTTCTCTTTATGCGGTGCCGGATTACAAGGGCGCCGGAGTTTTTACAGAAAACTCCGGGCCGTTTCCTTACTTAAGGAAACGCGGGCAGGAGAGCTGAAATGTCGCAAAACAAGGCTACGGCCATCGGATTCAGCGCAGTCCTGATGTGGGCCTTGCTGGCCCTTCTGACCATCGGATCAGATCCCGTACCGCCCTTCCTGCTCAACGCGATCTGTTTTGCCATTGGCGGTGGCATCGGGCTGGTCTGGACGGCGCGAAACGGGTTCCATCTGTTGAAGACCGTCTCCTGGAAAGTCTATGCTTTTGGAACGATTGGTCTTTTCGGATATCATTTTCTTTACTTCACCGCTTTCCGCGTGTCACCCACCGCAGAAACCGGGCTGATCGCCTATCTCTGGCCGCTGTTCCTCGTTCTTTTTTCCGGCCTTTTGCCGGGAGAGAAACTGCGCATGCCGCAACTGCTCGGGGCAGCTGTCGCCTTTACGGGTGCTGCGCTGATCATCCTTGGCGGCGGCAAAGAAAGCGGTTTCAACACGACCGGCATGATCCTGGCCTTTGGCTGCGCCCTCACCTGGTCGGCCTATTCGGTCATCTCGCGCCGTCTCGGCAATGTGCCGACAGAAAGCGTCACCATCTTCTGTCTCGCCTCCGCGGCCTTGTCGCTGGTCGCACATCTGGCGCTGGAGGAGACCCTGTGGCCCACCGGCACTGCCGGCTGGCTCTCGGTGCTTCTGCTTGGGATTGGCCCGGTGGGCGCAGCGTTCTTCACCTGGGATATCGGCATGAAAAGAGGCGACATCCAGCTGCTGGGTGTCGCCTCTTATGCTGCCCCTTTGCTGTCGACGCTTGCCCTGATCATCGCGGGCAAAGCCGAAGCCAGCTGGGCGATTCTTGCGGCGGCGATCCTGATCACCGGCGGTGCGCTGATCGCCTCACGCAAGGCGTCCTGATCCACCTGCTCCCGGGCTTTTCCGGGCGGGCCTCAGGAGAATTCACTCAGTGGGATGCGCTGAGGCGGCCAATTTCCTCTTTCAGCCGGAGCTTCTGGCGCTTCCATTCTGCGATCTGGGTTGCATCCGTCGCGGGGCTGCGTTGCCCTTTCTCGACTTTATCAGAGAGCACCTCGTGCTTCTTGCGAAGTTCTGCCAGATGCGAAGAAATGGTCATTTCGTCCTCCTGTATGGTTCGCGTAAGGAGGATTGCAGCACGGAACGCGAGTCGTGTCATCTCTCTTTCATTTGATCGCAACAAATACTGCCGGTAATTCTCTTTTAATCAGCCGAAACGCGCCGGCAGGGCTGCACCGTCACGCAAAATTGCATTTGCTTCCGCAGTATAGCTTTCGCGGTCACCGTCATGCGCCAGGCCTTCATGGATCACCAGCGGCGGGAACAGACGAAAAGCAGCACGTCCCCCTTTCTTTGCCCGCAAAATCACCCGGAGCGCTTCACGCCCCTCACGTGCCGCCAGCGGCAGGATCGAGGCCGAGCCGAGCTTGGGCGCAAGTGCCGCCAGAAGCTCGGGCACCGAATCCGCGCCTGCGATCAGTGTCAGCCAGCCGCCGGGCGCGAGGCGCCTCGTGGCCGCCGCGACCCATTCCGACACCGGCAGGACCACCTGCATCGCTTTCGCCCGGATATCCACCGGCGAGGCGCTGCCCCCGGCCGGATACCAGGGCGGATTGGCGACCACATGGTCGAAATCATGGCGAAGGGCCAGCGGCATCCGGCTCAGATCGCCCTCATGCACCTCCATCGCGATGCCATTGCGCTCTGCATTCCTGCGCGCAAGGGCTGCGTAAAGCGGCTGCACTTCCAGCCCCGCGAGCCGCAGACCCGGCACCCTGGCGGCAAGACACAGCGAGACCGCCCCTGCCCCGCAGCCCAGATCCAGCACCTGCTGGCCCGGCTTTGCGCCACAGGCCGCCGCAAGCAGCACCGCATCCGTCGCCGCCCGGTATCCTCTGAGCGGCTGCCAGAGCCTGAGCCTGCCGCACAGGAATTTGTCATCCGACAAATCCCCATCGGCAAACTGCTCCGTGCTCATGGCGAAACCTCCAGGCCGTTATCCGTCACAATCGCCCGCGCCATAAAGAGGTCGCGGTCTGCAACCATCAGGCGGCGCGGCAAAATTCCGAGTGAACCATCGAGTACACTCATGTGGACGTCCAGATCGAAGGCTGTTATTCCCTCGCCCTCAAGAAGGGCCGTCGCAAAGGCGATCACCGTCGGGTCGGTCGTGCGCAAAAGCTCTTTCATAGGTTTTGGGTAACCGCAGCGGGCCGTCAGGGCAAGAGGCGCCTGCCCGCCAGGAGTTGACCTGAGTGTTTGGGGATGAAGATGGACGGCAGTGACAACGCGCATCGCGGTCCGCAGGATCGGCTGGCGGAGGCTCTGGCCCCGGATATGGCCGCCGTCAACGCGATCATCCGTGCGCGGATGGCCAGTGAACATGCGCCCCGCATCCCCGAAGTCACCGCCCATCTGATCGAGGCCGGCGGCAAACGGATCCGCCCGATGCTGGTGCTCGCCGCGGCGCATATCTGCGGCTATCCGGCCAGAAATCCGGGCGGTGAAGACCACCAGAAGCTCGCCGCCACGGTTGAGTTCATCCATACCGCCACGCTTTTGCATGATGATGTCGTCGATGAAAGCGCGCAGCGCCGCGGCCGGCCGACCGCCAATCTGTTATGGGACAACAAGTCCTCGGTGCTGGTCGGTGACTATCTTTTCGCCCGCGCCTTCCAGTTGATGGTCGAACCGGGCAGCCTGCGCGTGCTCGACATTCTCGCCAATGCCTCGGCGACGATTGCCGAAGGCGAGGTGCTGCAACTCACCGCCGCCCGGGATCTGGCCACCACAGAGGACACCTATATCCGGGTGGTGCGCGGCAAGACGGCAGCATTGTTTTCAGCGGCAACGGAATCCGGTGCCGAGATTGCCGGAGCGACGCCCGATCAGGTCCGGGCGCTCTATACTTATGGCGACGCGCTTGGCATCGCCTTCCAGATTGCCGATGACCTGCTGGATTACGGTGGCACCTCGGCCGTGATCGGCAAGAACACCGGCGATGATTTCCGCGAACGCAAGCTGACCCTGCCGCTGATCAAGGCGGTCGCCAAAGCCGATACGGAAGAACAGGCCTTCTGGACCCGCGTCATCGCCAAAGGCGATCAGCACGACGGCGATCTGGAGCTTGCGATTTCGCTGATGGAACGCCACGGCGCCCTGACCGCCGCCCGCGCCGATGCGCTCGCCTGGGCCGCGACCGCGCGCGCCGCGCTGGCGCCGCTCCCCGATCATCCGCTCAAGGCGATCCTGGGCGATCTTGCGGATTTCGTGGTTTCGCGCATCGCGTAACCGCGGCCACCGCCGGTACAGCTGACTTTCTTTCCGCGAGCGCCTGTGCTTTCCTTGCGGGAAGGAAGGGGTGTTGCTTGCCTGATCTTCATGCCGACCTGACCGAGGCGCTTTATTCAATTCTGCTCGGGGAAGCGGACTGGTCGCGGTTTCTGAGCCTGTTGGCATCCGATCGCATAAATGGCGGCGCGCTGTTCCTGCTGCAAAATGACCATATGAGTGGCGGTGTCGGACGGCTGGAACTGACCTCAGGCATCGGTGCAAAGCAAATCTCGGATTACGCCGCATATTACTGCCAGCATAACCCCTGGCTGCCCGATCACATCCTGCGCCTCTCCAATGATGTGATCGTCGATCATGAGGTGACCTCGCGCGACTCGCTGAAGCGAACCGAATTTTACAGCGATTTCCTGCGCCCCGCCGGATTTATCGGCTCGGCCGGCGTGACTCTCGGGCGTCGGGGCGGCGAACATATGCTGCTGACCATGATTTTCGGCGACAGTGATCCTGAAATCGCCACGATGATGGGCCATCGGCTTGAGGCCCTGAGGCCGCATCTTCAGCGGGTGATGCGCCATTTCTCTAATCCTGGCAGAGAGACCATGGCCGGCAATTTCGCCGCCGAGGCGCTTGGCGTACTCGGCACCGGGCTTTGCGTGATCGGCGATGATCTGAAACCGGTATCAATTTCGCCGGCGGCTGAAGAGGCGGCACGGCGCGCGGATCTCTTTTCCCTGACCCCGACTGGCCGCATTCACCTTGCAGATGAGGCCGCGCGTCAGTTTCTGGGGCAAATCCTGGCGCGGGGCTATGACGGGCCCACAGAGCACGTCTGGCATCAGAATGGCTACCGACTGACCCTGTTCCGTGCCGCCCGCGCGCCGATATCCGAATTCCTGTGTGGTCCGGCCGGCGGATTGATCATCGAAGAGGCTCAGCTGAGGTCCGAACCGCTGCGAATTGCGCATTTCCAGCAGCGCTATGCCCTGAGTGCGGCCGAAACACGGGTGCTGACGGCGATCACGCAGGGGCTCTCGATCCGGGCGATCGCCGACGCCCACAGCCGCTCGGTCGAAACGATCCGCAGCCAGGTGAAGAGCCTGCTTCACAAGACGGGTTCCGAAAGCCAGCTGGCCCTGATGCGACGCCTGAGCGGGCGAGGCTGAACACTCTCCCTGATCCACTCCTGAACGTGGCCCTGATGCCTGTCCGTATCAGGGCTGAAATCCGGGGGAGGTCACGTTCTGACGGCGCCTCCCCCGGCGAATACGAATGAAAGGGCTTGCTTCAATAGACCATGGATACCCGCGACTTCCGGGGCGACCCATCACCCGGCAGGGTGAAAATGCAGCAGTAATTGTAACGAAGCGCGATCCGCACCTACACCACTGTTCCCGCCCCTGCTGTCCCCGGGGCCACCGCCACCGACTTGACCACCGCGAAGACCCGCATCCCCGGTTCAAGTTCGAGGAGCCTGGCCGAACGCAGGGTAACCTGCGCCAGCAGCGCCGCCTCACCCACGGAAAGGCGCACCAGCACCTCGCCGTCTTTCTCCGAGATTTCCTGCACCGTGCCGTCAAGAATATTCAGTGCCGAAATCGCTTCCGGCTGCTGTCGCGCCAGCATGACATCGCGCGCAAGGATCCGCAGGCGCAGCGTCGTCCCCTCGGCCACGCCCGGCAAAGACAGCCAGAGCGCGCCGCCACCGGTCTCAAGCCGCGTCAGCCCATCGGCATCGGTCGCGCCGACGCGCAGCTTCAGGACCGCCCCCGCCTCGCGCGGTCCAAAGCCGCGCGCGGAAACCGGGTCGGCCAGCACCTCGGCCGCAGGGCCGGCACGGCTCACCTGCCCGGCCTCAAGCATCACCACCGTCGTCGCCAGCCGCGCCACTTCGGCGGGTGAATGGC contains these protein-coding regions:
- a CDS encoding LuxR C-terminal-related transcriptional regulator translates to MPDLHADLTEALYSILLGEADWSRFLSLLASDRINGGALFLLQNDHMSGGVGRLELTSGIGAKQISDYAAYYCQHNPWLPDHILRLSNDVIVDHEVTSRDSLKRTEFYSDFLRPAGFIGSAGVTLGRRGGEHMLLTMIFGDSDPEIATMMGHRLEALRPHLQRVMRHFSNPGRETMAGNFAAEALGVLGTGLCVIGDDLKPVSISPAAEEAARRADLFSLTPTGRIHLADEAARQFLGQILARGYDGPTEHVWHQNGYRLTLFRAARAPISEFLCGPAGGLIIEEAQLRSEPLRIAHFQQRYALSAAETRVLTAITQGLSIRAIADAHSRSVETIRSQVKSLLHKTGSESQLALMRRLSGRG
- a CDS encoding polyprenyl synthetase family protein, which encodes MDGSDNAHRGPQDRLAEALAPDMAAVNAIIRARMASEHAPRIPEVTAHLIEAGGKRIRPMLVLAAAHICGYPARNPGGEDHQKLAATVEFIHTATLLHDDVVDESAQRRGRPTANLLWDNKSSVLVGDYLFARAFQLMVEPGSLRVLDILANASATIAEGEVLQLTAARDLATTEDTYIRVVRGKTAALFSAATESGAEIAGATPDQVRALYTYGDALGIAFQIADDLLDYGGTSAVIGKNTGDDFRERKLTLPLIKAVAKADTEEQAFWTRVIAKGDQHDGDLELAISLMERHGALTAARADALAWAATARAALAPLPDHPLKAILGDLADFVVSRIA